A single window of Nasonia vitripennis strain AsymCx chromosome 4, Nvit_psr_1.1, whole genome shotgun sequence DNA harbors:
- the LOC100113884 gene encoding tRNA selenocysteine 1-associated protein 1, whose translation MSGPMVLCQLWMGGLEPYMTESFVMNAFHKMGEQPQTVKVMRNRYTGEPAGYCFVHFPTDEMALDAMHKLNGKIIPGSNPQVRFRLNHASTTGKPAAEREYSIWVGDLSTDVDDYSLYRTFAAKYNSIRTAKVILDSSGFSKGYGFVRFANEDEQKDSLVTMNGYRGLGTRSLKICNAVPRPWNKVSDSNSAPSSSDYASGMSSESYNYYDTSSYWNSYSAWQQGYYESEPTSDGYSNYTSDRKPEEDELELIEHSIPVDVDKLNREIIEQDYNLWDALESSKWIPCDTLELCY comes from the exons ATGTCTGGGCCAATGGTTTTATGTCAACTATGGATGGGAGGC CTTGAGCCATACATGACAGAAAGTTTTGTTATGAATGCATTTCACAAAATGGGCGAACAGCCACAAACAGTTAAAGTTATGAGAAATCGGTATACAGGCGAACCAGCTGGTTACTGTTTTGTACATTTTCCAACTGATGAAATGGCACTTGATGCCATGcataaattaaatggaaaaatcATTCCAGGATCAAATCCA CAAGTAAGGTTTCGATTGAATCACGCCAGCACAACAGGAAAACCTGCAGCAGAGAGGGAATATAGCATTTGGGTTGGAGATCTTTCAACAGACGTTGATGATTATTCATTGTACAGAACATTTGCTGCAAAGTACAATTCTATCAGGACAGCTAAGGTAATATTGGATAGTTCAGGCTTCAGCAAAGGTTATGGTTTTGTTAGATTTGCCAATGAAGATGAACAGAAGGACAGTTTGGTCACCATGAATGGGTATAGAGGTCTTGGAACAAGatctttgaaaatttgtaatgCTGTGCCACGTCCTTGGAACAAAGTGTCAGA TTCAAATTCTGCTCCATCATCCTCTGACTATGCATCAGGCATGTCTTCCGAGTCTTATAACTACTATGACACATCTTCATACTGGAACAGTTATAGTGCCTGGCAACAAGGTTATTATGAAAGCGAACCAACTTCAGATGGATATAGCAATTATACATCTGATCGTAAGCCTGAAGAAGATGAACTAGAACTTATCG AGCATTCAATTCCTGTGGACGTTGACAAGTTAAACAGAGAAATAATTGAACaagattacaacctgtgggatgcttTGGAGAGTTCAAAGTGGATTCCCTGTGATACTCTAGAATTATGCTATTGA
- the LOC100116878 gene encoding bromodomain-containing protein 7 isoform X3 — MLSQHYQQQLGFNYSVTGGEGEYDRFLGHKKLKKKKKKKDKRHKHHHKDKKRKREESSQESVGDGDESILEVPKKIAPIHQSLPPRPIIPPSNEPRPANPIAASGLSPHREPRTCVLRKIAERTPLQRLLEHLLRSMEKRDPQQFFAWPVTDNIAPGYSQIITNPMDFSTIKQKIDDNNYQNISEFVSDFKLMCDNATTYNHPDTIYYKAAKKLLHVGLKMVTPDKLKQLRAVLVYMQDLTKDELGFELGTEDLVSPDIHITEEQIEKEREQEEQMEEAEELRKETQRKIRLANLGKFEAIPDDLTPEEILKQARGAAKSAAEKLSLKRVGSKMGFLRQKKDGTTSLQIIVPGDGVIPGTNQRPVSLGQLIGKLSHGTGALAGFREDRRNMSKPVKPLYYGAFGSYAPSYDSTFANLTKEESDLVYQTYGDETAVQYAESILDFTKDCDYTLTMVDDLLDILTNGDHRKTKKFLEEKRRLKEEEEKIKHLLEKPIQDVNRNIPPVEKVKVDIDQLKTLSDIGIDINFLEGLEDDLKVAEEREVLQNRLDDTSSMLNNLRQTQHDRLSAPPPSHLANIPKASETEASLAEKITENLSSIAKKLPPSAIAPVDGLRKAMGIAPLGGPEPMEVEPITHNPSIVTENAIIQENGTNQEANNMLPMSMSLDLNSVRQGQLPIQMVLGQNQTASILSATETSGVNDLESELREFLESDPTLGHSPLHDDKTLEDILSES, encoded by the exons ATGCTATCTCAACACTACCAGCAACAGCTGGGTTTCAACTATTCAGTTACTGGGGGAGAAGGAGAGTACGATAGGTTTCTCGGGCACAAGAAActcaagaaaaagaaaaagaagaaagataAACGCCACAAACACCATCACAAGGAcaaaaagaggaagagagaagagtcGAGTCAAGAGTCAGTTGGTGATGGGGATGAAAGTATACTAGAGGTGCCCAAGAAAATTGCTCCCATTCACCAATCACTGCCTCCTAGGCCTATCATTCCTCCCAGCAATGAACCAAGACCAGCAAATCCCATTGCTGCTAGTGGCTTATCTCCTCATAGAGAACCTAGGACCTGTGTTCTTAGAAAAATTGCAGAAAGGACACCGCTGCAACGATTATTGGAGCACTTACTTAG GTCAATGGAAAAACGAGATCCTCAGCAATTTTTTGCATGGCCTGTCACAGACAACATTGCCCCAGGGTACTCACAAATAATTACGAATCCCATGGATTTCAGCACAATTAAGCAAAAAATAGATGATAACAATTATCAAAACATTAGCGAGTTTGTAAGCGATTTTAAGTTAATGTGTGATAACGCGACAACGTATAATCACCCGGATACTATTTATTATAAAGCagctaaaaaattattacacgTTGGATTGAAAATGGTGACTCCTGACAAATTGAAACAATTGCGCGCGGTTTTAGTTTACATGCAGGATTTGACTAAAGATGAGCTCGGATTTGAACTTGGCACTGAAGATCTGGTAAGTCCCGATATTCATATAACTGAAGAACAAATAGAAAAGGAACGAGAGCAAGAAGAACAGATGGAGGAGGCTGAAGAGTTGAGGAAAGAGACTCAGAGAAAGATAAGATTGGCAAATCTGGGCAAATTTGAGGCTATTCCAGACGACCTTACCCcagaagaaattttaaaacaagcACGCGGGGCGGCCAAGTCTGCCGCAGAAAAATTAAGTCTTAAGCGCGTCGGTTCCAAAATGGGATTCCTTAGACAAAAGAAAGACGGCACGACGAGTCTACAGATTATTGTACCTGGCGACGGAGTCATTCCTGGAACGAATCAGAGGCCTGTGTCCTTAGGACAGTTAATAGGAAAGTTAAGCCATGGTACAGGTGCCTTAGCTGGATTTAGGGAAGATAGAAGGAATATGTCAAAACCAGTGAAGCCGTTATATTATGGGGCCTTTGGATCATATGCTCCTAGTTATGATTCAACATTTGCCAATCTGACAAAAGAGGAATCGGATTTAGTTTATCAGACTTACGGTGATGAGACTGCTGTACAATATGCAGAATCTATCCTTGACTTTACCAAAGACTGCGACTATACCCTGACTATGGTAGATGATTTATTAGATATTTTAACAAATGGAGATCacagaaaaacaaagaaattcctagaagagaagagaagattaaaggaagaggaagaaaagatTAAACATTTGTTGGAAAAACCTATTCAAGATGTAAATCGTAACATTCCTCCAGTTGAGAAAGTTAAAGTAGATATAGATCAACTGAAAACTTTGTCAGATATTGGAATTGACATTAACTTCTTAGAAGGCTTAG aAGATGATTTGAAGGTAGCAGAAGAGCGAGAAGTTCTGCAAAATCGTTTAGATGACACATCAAGCATGCTGAACAACCTTAGACAAACCCAGCATGATCGTCTTTCAGCTCCTCCACCTTCGCATTTAGCAAATATTCCAAAAGCATCAGAAACAGAGGCCAGCCTTGCTGAGAAAATTACGGAAAATTTAAGCAGTATCGCGAAAAAACTGCCACCATCTGCAATTGCACCTGTTGATGGCTTAAGAAAAGCTATGGGAATAGCTCCACTTGGTGGTCCTGAGCCAATGGAAGTGGAACCAATCACACACAATCCTTCAATCGTCACAGAAAACGCGATAATTCAAGAAAATGGTACAAACCAAGAAGCAAATAATATGCTGCCAATGTCTATGTCATTAGATTTGAACAGTGTCAGGCAAGGGCAGCTACCCATTCAAATGGTTCTAGGGCAAAATCAAACTGCATCCATACTGAGTGCAACAGAAACATCTGGAGTTAACGATCTAGAGTCTGAACTTCGAGAGTTCCTGGAGAGTGACCCAACGTTAGGGCACTCGCCCCTTCATGATGATAAAACATTGGAAGACATTCTGTCAGAGTCTTAG
- the LOC100116878 gene encoding bromodomain-containing protein 7 isoform X2 yields the protein MSSKKHKKHKRERLEAEGFYATPEKPPALKLILKVGGSCGTPEHVGGDSPGQGAMLSQHYQQQLGFNYSVTGGEGEYDRFLGHKKLKKKKKKKDKRHKHHHKDKKRKREESSQESVGDGDESILEVPKKIAPIHQSLPPRPIIPPSNEPRPANPIAASGLSPHREPRTCVLRKIAERTPLQRLLEHLLRSMEKRDPQQFFAWPVTDNIAPGYSQIITNPMDFSTIKQKIDDNNYQNISEFVSDFKLMCDNATTYNHPDTIYYKAAKKLLHVGLKMVTPDKLKQLRAVLVYMQDLTKDELGFELGTEDLVSPDIHITEEQIEKEREQEEQMEEAEELRKETQRKIRLANLGKFEAIPDDLTPEEILKQARGAAKSAAEKLSLKRVGSKMGFLRQKKDGTTSLQIIVPGDGVIPGTNQRPVSLGQLIGKLSHGTGALAGFREDRRNMSKPVKPLYYGAFGSYAPSYDSTFANLTKEESDLVYQTYGDETAVQYAESILDFTKDCDYTLTMVDDLLDILTNGDHRKTKKFLEEKRRLKEEEEKIKHLLEKPIQDVNRNIPPVEKVKVDIDQLKTLSDIGIDINFLEGLEDDLKVAEEREVLQNRLDDTSSMLNNLRQTQHDRLSAPPPSHLANIPKASETEASLAEKITENLSSIAKKLPPSAIAPVDGLRKAMGIAPLGGPEPMEVEPITHNPSIVTENAIIQENGTNQEANNMLPMSMSLDLNSVRQGQLPIQMVLGQNQTASILSATETSGVNDLESELREFLESDPTLGHSPLHDDKTLEDILSES from the exons atgaGCTCCAAGAAGCACAAGAAACACAAGCGGGAGAGGCTAGAAG CGGAAGGATTCTATGCAACACCTGAGAAGCCACCAGCTTTAAAGTTAATCCTAAAGGTTGGCGGAAGTTGTGGTACCCCAGAGCACGTAGGTGGCGACTCCCCGGGTCAAGGAGCAATGCTATCTCAACACTACCAGCAACAGCTGGGTTTCAACTATTCAGTTACTGGGGGAGAAGGAGAGTACGATAGGTTTCTCGGGCACAAGAAActcaagaaaaagaaaaagaagaaagataAACGCCACAAACACCATCACAAGGAcaaaaagaggaagagagaagagtcGAGTCAAGAGTCAGTTGGTGATGGGGATGAAAGTATACTAGAGGTGCCCAAGAAAATTGCTCCCATTCACCAATCACTGCCTCCTAGGCCTATCATTCCTCCCAGCAATGAACCAAGACCAGCAAATCCCATTGCTGCTAGTGGCTTATCTCCTCATAGAGAACCTAGGACCTGTGTTCTTAGAAAAATTGCAGAAAGGACACCGCTGCAACGATTATTGGAGCACTTACTTAG GTCAATGGAAAAACGAGATCCTCAGCAATTTTTTGCATGGCCTGTCACAGACAACATTGCCCCAGGGTACTCACAAATAATTACGAATCCCATGGATTTCAGCACAATTAAGCAAAAAATAGATGATAACAATTATCAAAACATTAGCGAGTTTGTAAGCGATTTTAAGTTAATGTGTGATAACGCGACAACGTATAATCACCCGGATACTATTTATTATAAAGCagctaaaaaattattacacgTTGGATTGAAAATGGTGACTCCTGACAAATTGAAACAATTGCGCGCGGTTTTAGTTTACATGCAGGATTTGACTAAAGATGAGCTCGGATTTGAACTTGGCACTGAAGATCTGGTAAGTCCCGATATTCATATAACTGAAGAACAAATAGAAAAGGAACGAGAGCAAGAAGAACAGATGGAGGAGGCTGAAGAGTTGAGGAAAGAGACTCAGAGAAAGATAAGATTGGCAAATCTGGGCAAATTTGAGGCTATTCCAGACGACCTTACCCcagaagaaattttaaaacaagcACGCGGGGCGGCCAAGTCTGCCGCAGAAAAATTAAGTCTTAAGCGCGTCGGTTCCAAAATGGGATTCCTTAGACAAAAGAAAGACGGCACGACGAGTCTACAGATTATTGTACCTGGCGACGGAGTCATTCCTGGAACGAATCAGAGGCCTGTGTCCTTAGGACAGTTAATAGGAAAGTTAAGCCATGGTACAGGTGCCTTAGCTGGATTTAGGGAAGATAGAAGGAATATGTCAAAACCAGTGAAGCCGTTATATTATGGGGCCTTTGGATCATATGCTCCTAGTTATGATTCAACATTTGCCAATCTGACAAAAGAGGAATCGGATTTAGTTTATCAGACTTACGGTGATGAGACTGCTGTACAATATGCAGAATCTATCCTTGACTTTACCAAAGACTGCGACTATACCCTGACTATGGTAGATGATTTATTAGATATTTTAACAAATGGAGATCacagaaaaacaaagaaattcctagaagagaagagaagattaaaggaagaggaagaaaagatTAAACATTTGTTGGAAAAACCTATTCAAGATGTAAATCGTAACATTCCTCCAGTTGAGAAAGTTAAAGTAGATATAGATCAACTGAAAACTTTGTCAGATATTGGAATTGACATTAACTTCTTAGAAGGCTTAG aAGATGATTTGAAGGTAGCAGAAGAGCGAGAAGTTCTGCAAAATCGTTTAGATGACACATCAAGCATGCTGAACAACCTTAGACAAACCCAGCATGATCGTCTTTCAGCTCCTCCACCTTCGCATTTAGCAAATATTCCAAAAGCATCAGAAACAGAGGCCAGCCTTGCTGAGAAAATTACGGAAAATTTAAGCAGTATCGCGAAAAAACTGCCACCATCTGCAATTGCACCTGTTGATGGCTTAAGAAAAGCTATGGGAATAGCTCCACTTGGTGGTCCTGAGCCAATGGAAGTGGAACCAATCACACACAATCCTTCAATCGTCACAGAAAACGCGATAATTCAAGAAAATGGTACAAACCAAGAAGCAAATAATATGCTGCCAATGTCTATGTCATTAGATTTGAACAGTGTCAGGCAAGGGCAGCTACCCATTCAAATGGTTCTAGGGCAAAATCAAACTGCATCCATACTGAGTGCAACAGAAACATCTGGAGTTAACGATCTAGAGTCTGAACTTCGAGAGTTCCTGGAGAGTGACCCAACGTTAGGGCACTCGCCCCTTCATGATGATAAAACATTGGAAGACATTCTGTCAGAGTCTTAG
- the LOC100116878 gene encoding bromodomain-containing protein 7 isoform X1: protein MYAYYVGALSPTAFVRVHEPRMLLRSEGFYATPEKPPALKLILKVGGSCGTPEHVGGDSPGQGAMLSQHYQQQLGFNYSVTGGEGEYDRFLGHKKLKKKKKKKDKRHKHHHKDKKRKREESSQESVGDGDESILEVPKKIAPIHQSLPPRPIIPPSNEPRPANPIAASGLSPHREPRTCVLRKIAERTPLQRLLEHLLRSMEKRDPQQFFAWPVTDNIAPGYSQIITNPMDFSTIKQKIDDNNYQNISEFVSDFKLMCDNATTYNHPDTIYYKAAKKLLHVGLKMVTPDKLKQLRAVLVYMQDLTKDELGFELGTEDLVSPDIHITEEQIEKEREQEEQMEEAEELRKETQRKIRLANLGKFEAIPDDLTPEEILKQARGAAKSAAEKLSLKRVGSKMGFLRQKKDGTTSLQIIVPGDGVIPGTNQRPVSLGQLIGKLSHGTGALAGFREDRRNMSKPVKPLYYGAFGSYAPSYDSTFANLTKEESDLVYQTYGDETAVQYAESILDFTKDCDYTLTMVDDLLDILTNGDHRKTKKFLEEKRRLKEEEEKIKHLLEKPIQDVNRNIPPVEKVKVDIDQLKTLSDIGIDINFLEGLEDDLKVAEEREVLQNRLDDTSSMLNNLRQTQHDRLSAPPPSHLANIPKASETEASLAEKITENLSSIAKKLPPSAIAPVDGLRKAMGIAPLGGPEPMEVEPITHNPSIVTENAIIQENGTNQEANNMLPMSMSLDLNSVRQGQLPIQMVLGQNQTASILSATETSGVNDLESELREFLESDPTLGHSPLHDDKTLEDILSES from the exons ATGTATGCGTACTATGTCGGCGCGCTTTCTCCTACCGCGTTCGTTCGCGTTCACGAACCTCGGATGCTGCTGAGGT CGGAAGGATTCTATGCAACACCTGAGAAGCCACCAGCTTTAAAGTTAATCCTAAAGGTTGGCGGAAGTTGTGGTACCCCAGAGCACGTAGGTGGCGACTCCCCGGGTCAAGGAGCAATGCTATCTCAACACTACCAGCAACAGCTGGGTTTCAACTATTCAGTTACTGGGGGAGAAGGAGAGTACGATAGGTTTCTCGGGCACAAGAAActcaagaaaaagaaaaagaagaaagataAACGCCACAAACACCATCACAAGGAcaaaaagaggaagagagaagagtcGAGTCAAGAGTCAGTTGGTGATGGGGATGAAAGTATACTAGAGGTGCCCAAGAAAATTGCTCCCATTCACCAATCACTGCCTCCTAGGCCTATCATTCCTCCCAGCAATGAACCAAGACCAGCAAATCCCATTGCTGCTAGTGGCTTATCTCCTCATAGAGAACCTAGGACCTGTGTTCTTAGAAAAATTGCAGAAAGGACACCGCTGCAACGATTATTGGAGCACTTACTTAG GTCAATGGAAAAACGAGATCCTCAGCAATTTTTTGCATGGCCTGTCACAGACAACATTGCCCCAGGGTACTCACAAATAATTACGAATCCCATGGATTTCAGCACAATTAAGCAAAAAATAGATGATAACAATTATCAAAACATTAGCGAGTTTGTAAGCGATTTTAAGTTAATGTGTGATAACGCGACAACGTATAATCACCCGGATACTATTTATTATAAAGCagctaaaaaattattacacgTTGGATTGAAAATGGTGACTCCTGACAAATTGAAACAATTGCGCGCGGTTTTAGTTTACATGCAGGATTTGACTAAAGATGAGCTCGGATTTGAACTTGGCACTGAAGATCTGGTAAGTCCCGATATTCATATAACTGAAGAACAAATAGAAAAGGAACGAGAGCAAGAAGAACAGATGGAGGAGGCTGAAGAGTTGAGGAAAGAGACTCAGAGAAAGATAAGATTGGCAAATCTGGGCAAATTTGAGGCTATTCCAGACGACCTTACCCcagaagaaattttaaaacaagcACGCGGGGCGGCCAAGTCTGCCGCAGAAAAATTAAGTCTTAAGCGCGTCGGTTCCAAAATGGGATTCCTTAGACAAAAGAAAGACGGCACGACGAGTCTACAGATTATTGTACCTGGCGACGGAGTCATTCCTGGAACGAATCAGAGGCCTGTGTCCTTAGGACAGTTAATAGGAAAGTTAAGCCATGGTACAGGTGCCTTAGCTGGATTTAGGGAAGATAGAAGGAATATGTCAAAACCAGTGAAGCCGTTATATTATGGGGCCTTTGGATCATATGCTCCTAGTTATGATTCAACATTTGCCAATCTGACAAAAGAGGAATCGGATTTAGTTTATCAGACTTACGGTGATGAGACTGCTGTACAATATGCAGAATCTATCCTTGACTTTACCAAAGACTGCGACTATACCCTGACTATGGTAGATGATTTATTAGATATTTTAACAAATGGAGATCacagaaaaacaaagaaattcctagaagagaagagaagattaaaggaagaggaagaaaagatTAAACATTTGTTGGAAAAACCTATTCAAGATGTAAATCGTAACATTCCTCCAGTTGAGAAAGTTAAAGTAGATATAGATCAACTGAAAACTTTGTCAGATATTGGAATTGACATTAACTTCTTAGAAGGCTTAG aAGATGATTTGAAGGTAGCAGAAGAGCGAGAAGTTCTGCAAAATCGTTTAGATGACACATCAAGCATGCTGAACAACCTTAGACAAACCCAGCATGATCGTCTTTCAGCTCCTCCACCTTCGCATTTAGCAAATATTCCAAAAGCATCAGAAACAGAGGCCAGCCTTGCTGAGAAAATTACGGAAAATTTAAGCAGTATCGCGAAAAAACTGCCACCATCTGCAATTGCACCTGTTGATGGCTTAAGAAAAGCTATGGGAATAGCTCCACTTGGTGGTCCTGAGCCAATGGAAGTGGAACCAATCACACACAATCCTTCAATCGTCACAGAAAACGCGATAATTCAAGAAAATGGTACAAACCAAGAAGCAAATAATATGCTGCCAATGTCTATGTCATTAGATTTGAACAGTGTCAGGCAAGGGCAGCTACCCATTCAAATGGTTCTAGGGCAAAATCAAACTGCATCCATACTGAGTGCAACAGAAACATCTGGAGTTAACGATCTAGAGTCTGAACTTCGAGAGTTCCTGGAGAGTGACCCAACGTTAGGGCACTCGCCCCTTCATGATGATAAAACATTGGAAGACATTCTGTCAGAGTCTTAG